TTACTAGTAATTCAATTCATAGTATGTACTTTGTAGAGTGCTCAAAGCTCTACTATCAACAATTCATagataaaatatgcaaattattactcagttctattttgtattttttcttttaatactgTAATAAAATGGGGTTTTTTCATGTCAATAGGGGTATTAAAACTGCAGTACATGTGTGTATGCTAAAgtaacttttttgggggagaAACTCTTGAGCAcataaagaacaaaacaaaattggaATATGAACTTGTTCAATGGCCAAATGCCTTCATGTAATTTGACATGAATTATTCAAGCCACCTTTTCTCACTTTAAAAGTAGCAAGCTGCAAGTTAAAGACTTTGAAATAAAGTCCACTGTTTACgcttcaagaaagaaaaaaaaaacttttttgcaTGCACAATTCAATGTATCATGcaggtgcattttcagaaacgATAGTTTCACAACAAGTGTAAATTTCATACTGCAACAAAGTGTAtgtcaagcatataattaaTATCACACATGATTGGGAGGTTATAAGAGACAGCAGAAACAGCTTGAGTTTCCTGTCTTGGATTTCCTCCATAATCACACCCATCTAATAATTACTTCCTTACTTTCTCCACATTCActataaatgtatgaaaatataaatgcattgataaacatcaaatataacaaatatataaacCTAAAGATATGTACTTTAGTTTAACACGTGCacaatcaaaatattgatttcaaatttgaagTTTTACAATGTCTTCATCTACTTACTCTTTATCAAATATTACACACACTATATAAACTTCATTAAGTTCATCACAAGCACAATCTAATGTTTGATTTAAAACTTGAAGTTTTACAATgttttcatctacatgtacataagactCACAATATGTACTTCATACAGTGCATCATatgtaaaatcaaaagtttgattaCAAATTTTGAAGTGTTAAGCTACTTACTTTCTATCTAAGACTGCTACTCCAACTGTACTTCGAGGGGTTGACATGGGTGCTACATAACTCCATTGTTTGCTGTGAGGGTCATATCTCTCTACTGAAGCAAGATAGCTCCAACCATCATGACCACCAACAGCGTACATAGGACCTTCTAGCACTCCAACACCTTcagagaaaacaaatcaaatgtaTTTGAATAAGAACAAGAGAGCTAAGAACCAGGagctgtaacacaaagcttagcgattgattggATATAATGATCAATGTAATCAAGCATAAAGATCAGTCCTATGATCAAAGACTCAGCTTTGTATTAAGGGGCCTAGAAAGAGTAAAGCTATACCACTGGTCACACTAAtacttttattataaaataaacatgaatacTACCTACTTTGGAACTTCAGTGGAATAATATCCTTAAAATGGTTTATGATACACCATGAAGTGAGTCCTAGAAGGACTGAGAGAAAGTGGATAGAGGTAGAAATTAAATGGGAAGTGGAAGGTTGGAAGATagagtattcttttttttaattaatgttgTCCTTGCAAGGACTGTAAATGAGAGAAGTTGAGAGGTTTGAGTAGTTGCAGAGCAAGAGAGAAGATTTAACGTTGCGGGTGTAGGTTGACTGTCCCTCGTctcactcctgaagacggacagtcaacctgcccgaaacgtcaaGTCTTCGCTCCTGCTCTGGACCATAAACttgacatgaaattaaaaagtcCCTCCGTTGAAAGTGATCAGGATGTCTTACCCAGACCATGTCTATGAGTCCCCATAGAGGGCAGCATATTCCATGTTTTAGAAGCTGGATAATAGCACTCCACAGTATTTAATGTCTTGAGTCCATCACGACCTCCTACCACATAGAGCTTATCTTCAATGACTGCCACCCCAAACTGAAGTCTTCTTCCGCTCATATGACCCACGTGGGTCCATACATTGGTACGAAGCTCATACTTCTCAATGTTTGTAGCACCTGACAAAGGAATtgcagaatgaataaaatataatttcatgataAGTTTATaaaaagatgggaaaagaaaatatattggtTCATGGAAGTGATATGTTAATCCCAACAACAATAAAAGTGAATAGATTTCCTCAAATGTACTACTAATATTTTCTCATTCACACATATTGGGACTAGCATGCTTTTTGTATGATAAACCAATAGAATAATCATGTACTTCTTCACATAAATCCTGTGACCATTCTATCATAAATTAACTTTGCACATGTAGGTGCATCAAATAAGGCGtcagaaaaatatgaaacaaaaatgaataatcgTAGTTATCGTAGAAATcgtagaaaagaaaattgaaagtcTAAACAATCAACAGCAACAGCAGTTGCATGTAATCTAACGttgcaataataatatatatttctgtCTTTAAAATTGGTCAACTGattgaaaaatattatataatacaATCTATTGCCTGTATAactgtttaaaatatatttttcaaccaAATTTGGAGAGACTAAAGAGAACATACCTTTAGTACTATCCATTCCTCCTACAGCATATAGAGCTCCTACAGTAGACTTCCTTGGTTTGGTCCTAGCACTCTGCATCAAAGGTCTTCTCTCTGGTAGTAGGTGATACTTCATTGCATCCATTATTAACCTCTGACATTTATCATCTCCTTTAAACAATGGGTTGTTATCTACAGCATCACTTAGAAACTGCAATTAAAGAATTTTGAAAACATGCTttattaagatttttttcatcaatattaCACATGTTTAATTCAGTTcaattaatgtttatttttgcaCTAACCACAgcaccaaacttgaaatgagGCTGGTACTAAGACAGACTTCACTCAAGAGTGATTTGATAAGTGATTtgataagtattttaaaaaatacattgcaCTGGAGTTAGGTTCGGTATGATTGATCATGAAAGATCTAAAAGGGAAATTCTGTTTAGTTATAGAAAATGTACAGAGCAATTAACATGAATTCTATCATGAAAAAGTACCTTGAAtgattttttacatgaaaagtaaagAGCAACAGGATGTTCCATTTTGATTTGCCAGTGAATAGAAAACTAATGTCCCTACATGATTTTAAAGTCTGAACACTGAACTTGAAGTCACCCAATGAATAATCATCACATGACCCTCCCTTTCCCTGTCAATTATTCTCAACTTACTTGTGGTGAGAGCAGTGGGAGTCTGATATGTTCAAGCAGCTTTGCAATCTCAGATTGTCTAGATACCACATCATAGTTAGCCCAGGCCAGCAAGGCATAGTACACAGTCTCTTCATTAGGAACATTGAGATCATCGCTAGAGAAGAGGTTACAAACTTCATCTGATCCTAGCATTAGAAACTCCTGATTCTGAGTCACCTCCACTAGATGTTCCTATATCACATGTTCATGACAAGGATAAAACAGAATTAGCTTCAATAATGGTAGGGAATGGTATTAAAGGTCACCACCATAATTAAGTGATTCTCATAGGATTTGTACAGGGAGTATTCAGTTATAGTGGACAAAGGGTTAAAAAGATGTGATAGAAATAAGAGTTGCAcatatagatttaaaaaaaagaagctaaTGACAATATTGAACGAATTGCCATAAAATTTCAGTCTTTTATCTTCTTATTTTTCCAGTCCAATCCATTGGGtatttggtatacatgtagcatACTTTCATTGTGGTTACAAGTGCTTCACAATTTGCTTCGTCCTTAGtgataacattttaaaagagACCATTTGAGCAATACACTGGGTATTTGGTATAATGTTGAAATTACCATTTTATTGCTCATACTACCTTTGAAACACCGCCCCTAAAAAATATCTTGCCCTTTTGCCTAACATATATATCAAATGTTTGGACTGAATCATTAATAAAAGGCAAACATCAACAATAGTGTTAAGATACATGATCAAGTAATTAAAACAAATTACCACTTCCAgacaatgaaataaattaagttGCTTAACTTATGGATTATCATAAACCAGTCAATGAATTTGCTCACCATAGTGTAATTATGTGCTGCCCTGAGTAGATCTGTACAGCTCTGTCTATCAGCAAATGATCGGATTCCTAAGCAGTTAGATGGGTGGAGTTGTTTGACAAGAAATCCACAACAAGCTTCTACAACTTCTGACAACTGTAGGATACTAGCTGTGGCAAGCAACCTTTCAACATTACTCTCTTTCAACACTACCTCACCTGTGGGTATCAGAATAAGCACATATTGAATGACTTGATCTATTGATCTGTAACACCATATAATGTGAATTTCACACATGAATCTAGGGAGCTGCAGTATAAAGTGGTTTCTTCATAAAACATAAAGGGAATTTGTAAACTTGATGAGAGATAAGAGGAGAATGCTAGTCATACAAGCACAGAAGTTACATTGTAAATCTAAATCTGGATTTTCATTATGAATGGTTACTTTCTCATGTCCATTGatgtatttttgttatattttagtTTGCTATCAAATAGCTTATCAGATGGTTAGGTATATGTATGTGCAAAAAATTGCATAAATGAGAACTTGCATTGGATGtcattcaataataatatttctaaagggccaaatccacattgattatgtgctcaggGCATTGAGGCAGGTTAAGTTTGCAAGAGCTCTTTATAAGGACTGTAATCAATTGTGTGACTAATGTACATGAATGCTAATAGctacattaaacatttatgaatcATAGTTTCACTTGGTAAAAAAGATTTAttattaccaagaaattaaCAAAGAAAGTAGGCATATAACCTTGAAGTCCCTATATAAAGCCTAGATGAGAATGATGGATTACAGTAATGATTGGGTTAATAGCTAACCTGTGTAGATATACTGGATACAAGCTTTGAGTGCAGGTGGATCCATGCTCCATAGCTGTATCTCAGTCTCCTGCGATTCACGGAGGTTGTTAGTAAACATCGCTGCAAAATAATCCGACACCGAACTCAAGACCAATCTATGAGCAGGGATCCGTACGTCCCCAGCTATGAGCACCACGTCCGTCAGCTGTCGTCTGTGAAGATAACCCTGCATCTTCTTGAAGGTTCTCTCAGCATGGTTGATGGAGAAGAAATGCTCCCCCTCGGCTGGGTTCTCTTCCATGCTCTCTCCCcatggagcccccattgaggctaGAGAATGGGAGGAGCCATTCAAGCTGATGCTTCGTCTGGTTGCCAGTTTGATTGCCACAGGTAGCtgcaaagagaaaataaaaaagaaaaactatgGCTATTACTCAACAAAGATCAAGAGAGTCAGTGTGACTTACCAAAAAGAtcgtttaaaatgaaaatttacttttgtgatagattttgacataatattcagaaaataaaaataatcatgataataacggtatatttatcCAGGGTTCTtccagcaggccctgctattattattaccccagctttagctggGTCGCCTAGGTGCTCAAGAATTTAAGGGAATTCCTGCATCTTACCTTTTTTCctcctttgtttttttatgcCCCCCACCAACTCTCATCTTTATGCCAGTGAGGAGAGTAGTGTTTCACAtattgtcagacctgacaattttccttgattttgattggctgaaaaaaaCATGTGTCTGACGATTACTAAGGTAAATGTCCAATAAAACTGACTTTGTCGTCGATAACATCTAAAGAGTTGTTTCATTAAATCCTGTCTTACAATGGTCTAAATCCTTCGCAAATATGGAAAGCAAGTGATGGTGCATTTCTTATTcattaaacattaaaatttCTAATTTTCACAAAGTATCAATCAATGACAAATGATACTGTACTTTTGTAAGAGTTGGAAATGAGAATAATTAGTCAAATATGTGACCCTTCACCCCCAAAGCAACAATatgttaaaaatcaaaatttagaaATTGAACATATTTCTGAAGGAGCATTTCttcatactttaaaaaataaacagaatttaAGTGATTGTTGGACACAACTTTTTATTGATGCCTGAAAAATTTACTGATATTGCACAGAATGCACCTCTCAAGGGAACCCTGAATTTTAAACCTGTGTCCTCCTTGATTTTTTGAACtctcaacaattttttttctccatcaaGCCAGGCAGTAAGGCTACTTTTTGTGGTTAATTGTTGTATCTTCTTTTAAAACTAATAAAcatatcaaaatcaattttgggCAACTTATTTAGGGGtctacatgatttttttttttatagagtatCTGTATTACAGATGTGTTGCTGGCAATGTGTCTTCTTTGATATCACGTAGATCTATAAATGACACTGCGCAGACATGGGACACCATGCAATAGGTAAATCCTTGTGTTGGTGTTGtcatcataaaaaaaaggatGCGGAAATGAGTCCCAACACTGAGCTGGGACCAGGAATTTTTTTACtctttaatttcttattttcctACAGCAACATTAATTATACATTTAAGAAATTGAAGCACATGTAATGCAATTTCTATTTGCTATgagaaatataataataataataatagatttgAAGAGCACATAAACTATTCACTATTTATTCTACTATGCAAGTAAACTTTAAAGAGCTAATGCGTGTTATTAATGAAAAAGATAATGTTACAGTTGGAGCTTTCCAGTATGGTAAGGGTTGTTATTCAAGAGTTTTGGGGCTACTCAAGCAAATGCTTAATCACCATTATACGAACTTCACATTAGTGAGGATGTTCCAAATCCATCATCAAATTCAAGAGGACTTTGGAAAagatgacagattttttttttctttttacttttagtTACGGAGTCCGActctttgtgatattttcttcttgggtaAATTGTATGATCTGTCCaagtattcaaattttcataataGATTTGATTCCAAACCAAAAGCATAGCAATCAACAAAATTGTACGTCAAATATTTGTTCCatcacataattatacaaaCTTTAGATACGCCAATGTATAGAtctagtgagtgattgtattaccgaacgtgcaTGTTATATGATGGGGTGTCTAAACTTTGCAGACtttacaaaaatattcatcaggcttaaatttgttcacaaaatattcacaatttatacaaaactaattcaagaaataattaccacattgacggcaataTTGTGAACTATAAAATCATTGACGAAAATgtgaagtaggtcaaggggtttcCCCGGTATCGCGatttcaaaattctattccgaatGATGAATGctcgctgtgctggaaaaccgttctgaaaaagtgtgacctaacttcgcggaccaaagtttttgtggagattaaaacaaaaactcaagctcaaaaggtGAGATATTTACATGAATATCGGATTGATGACAAAATGCTATATCAGTCAGTACCACATTGATGatatctgcttgcaaaatgatatcgagatgcttgttgagaatatcagatttatTCGGGACGGGCGCTAACTAGTATCAAATAgtagcataccgacgcccaccgaatctcagggacctcattgttcgtgctgaagtgccctccctcactaaccattcttctcccatacagcatggcaccttcaaatgcaccagcaacaggtgcatcatatgtgaaatacaccttcacgagggcgatactttcaccagcaactctaccagcctgtctcaccaaatcaagggcaacatcacatgcactaccactaatgttgtatatctcatcacttgcagagtttgtagggtacaatacataggggaaaccaagaccacactcaagaaacgattctacgggcacagatccaccgtcaacacagcaaagctggacactccagttggccgccattttaacctccccaaccactccatcactgacatgatgctacagggcatcgaatctttatgtacccgtcctgactcagtccgtactagcagggagaagctctggatgagacgacttcgcaccacccaacctcatggcctgaacatccaagaggggaacgactgatttttctttcctatccactttcaatttatatatacatataatttttcccctcagctcttttgaatagttacattatagtttcttactctactttcctcccatatctcatacaagctcagctccaatttttccttccttattcaggcgatataataattattatatatatatatatatatttgttttttctccactcacctcttttagatttaccacatttgcttatttacatgtatactatggtttcttcataatacaccccctctcttctatatttgcttttacctttttaggcaatttgcttcctctttttcacatatacagattttttttctttcctactatatagtcttatgttttttcccgtcacacctagcggattaccatatcagttacaccatatgtgtatatatttatatattttttcatatacatttcttttttggatatatttatatacatatcacttatagatacatatttacacttacattcttctcttagtttgtttaatgctttatcatatatacttatatgtcttttgcacattatcagttgttccccattctttttcttcttttttccccccactcttatgcaccagtttattaagcctttctttgtaacctgtttgacccatctctcactaattctctagtgATAGAGGGatctctatcactgttttgttccagatcctgtttgatgttgcctgcctcattatcttaatccctcttggccttacttacgctaacttccctttgtgtctgcctactccttttctttcatccccttcactaacctgattggtcttctctactcactaatgccccttttgtctccttgtttctagtgttgctgtagcttgtttgtggtctatattatggttgttccactttatatgtttgtcattttgcctccgacgaagattctgctaggatcgaaagcttaggcccctttttgactttataatagtatcaaatttgccgatcttttgtcaatattttcatgaatactgaactcatcctttGAAAGAAACTTATGCCacattttaaatcatttttcacgttaacgatgtcagattttaaggatattggctagttttttagataataaccatccgcgaagtttggacatacacaaagtttggactcactgccatacgcagcagaaaataattttatagttaATTATACGCTCAAAACTTCCAAAGgcaacttgaatagaaagatgatgaaaaatggtccacttgttcactgcaaccaccctgcctgtggggaatctacaggttggactatggcatgccaatgctgtacagagcacacactttaaaaaatgaataaaatatcacttttgtgaccaaaattactaatttccatacagttgcaatttatttttcatttgtaacttgagaataatttttgtattcactagagcgctcaaaaacttgaattttgggcatatttttgggtaggcacttatgatccaagtttgaaaggagactcgtaaaatgacgtcagtctcgccgatgaatattcattagatcgtggtcgtgcgtgttcaatacacactgcgtgcaggcatgcagatagttatatgcgaggaactttggctccagagacaagttgtcaaataacgtgtgtgggtgtgagtgtgtgtaccatcggctggtagtatgcca
This is a stretch of genomic DNA from Lytechinus pictus isolate F3 Inbred unplaced genomic scaffold, Lp3.0 scaffold_19, whole genome shotgun sequence. It encodes these proteins:
- the LOC129262622 gene encoding kelch-like protein 5, with product MGAPWGESMEENPAEGEHFFSINHAERTFKKMQGYLHRRQLTDVVLIAGDVRIPAHRLVLSSVSDYFAAMFTNNLRESQETEIQLWSMDPPALKACIQYIYTGEVVLKESNVERLLATASILQLSEVVEACCGFLVKQLHPSNCLGIRSFADRQSCTDLLRAAHNYTMEHLVEVTQNQEFLMLGSDEVCNLFSSDDLNVPNEETVYYALLAWANYDVVSRQSEIAKLLEHIRLPLLSPQFLSDAVDNNPLFKGDDKCQRLIMDAMKYHLLPERRPLMQSARTKPRKSTVGALYAVGGMDSTKGATNIEKYELRTNVWTHVGHMSGRRLQFGVAVIEDKLYVVGGRDGLKTLNTVECYYPASKTWNMLPSMGTHRHGLGVGVLEGPMYAVGGHDGWSYLASVERYDPHSKQWSYVAPMSTPRSTVGVAVLDRKLYAVGGRDGSSCLRSMEVYDPHTNRWSLCSPMSKRRGGLGVAVCNGCLYAIGGHDAPATQQSSKQFDCVERYDPRSDTWCTVAPMSLCRDAVGVAVLGDRLFAVGGYDGQTYLSAVECYDPQTGEWSTAASLTPGRAGACVVQVPVT